Within Candidatus Auribacterota bacterium, the genomic segment TGCACGGCGACTATCCCGTTGACGTCCTTCAGGTTCCTCCTGATCCCCAGCATCCGCTCCACCTGTTTCATTCCCCCGTACAGCCCCTTTCGGTGGCAGTCGTGCATCAGGTCGCGGTGGGCGCAATACTCTGTCATATCCACCCCCAGTTTTGCTTTGATGTAGGGGAGGTCGAATCTCTCCCCGTTGTAGGTGTAGATCGTGTGGTGAGCGCGCACGTGCTGGATCAGCGCGGAGGCGTGAAGACTATCCTCGACGAGCTGGACGAAGTTGCACGATTCTCCCCCCTCCATGCAGAGGCCGATGACGGTGAGGTCCCCGTCGCGTGGGTCGAGGCTCGTCGTCTCGATGTCAAGGTAAACAGCAGACATTGGCTAATCCCTCAGTTACTCTGGAGTTACATGGTAATCCCTCAGTCATGGGGGGCACTAATTCACCTCACACAGCGTTTTCATCCACGGATTGACACTGATTTCCACGGATAACCTGTTTAAAAATCTGCGCCAATCCGTGAAATCCGTGGATAATTGTTCATACTGTTCCCCCCTGTAACTGAGCGGTTGCGACACCACGATCAGCTCTTTTTCTTCACGCCCACACGCTGGCACGACTCTTCTCTCGCAATCTCTTCGATCGTGCGCCCGGTCAAGACCGACTGAGGCTCCGTGCTCACGGGATTGCGGCGCCGGTCGGCCTCGTCGTCGTCCATCTTAATCAGGAGCCAGCGCCGCTCTCCACCTGCCGCCGTCCGGACCAAGGTGTACCCTCCCTTGAGCTTCTGTCCCTCAATCCACACCGCGACGCGCCCTTGTTCCAGGGCGTCATCCACGGAAACTGCGCTTCCGCTTTTCTCCCCGAGATTCCGATAGGTGCCGATATCCCATACGAGCACCACGCCTGCGCCATAATGCCCTTCAGGAATCACCCCCTCAAAAAAGGCATAGTCGATCGGATGATCCTCCACGGGTACGGCGAGCCGCCTGTCGCGCGAGTCGGTGGATGGCCCCTTGGGCACCGCCCAGGATTTGAGCACCCCTCCGACCTGGAGGCGAAAATCATAGTGGAGCGTCCTGGCGGCGTGCTTTTGGATGACATAGAGAGGTTTCCCGGACGGCTTTTGCCGGGCCAGCGCGCAATATCTCTTACGCTTCAGGGTCGATGGCAAGGAGGTATCGGATTGTTCCAGGGTAATGAAAACGGCGCATGAGATCGTGCGCCTCAGTGTTTGGGCTCTTCTTTTATCTTATCACACATGATGAACGTGTAGCCGGGCTCCATGCCGAGCTTTGTCGCCCGCTCAGTCCTGGAATCGAGCAGCTTGACGTGCATCACATTTCCATCAATCGAATAGATGGCTCTATTCACCTGGTACTCCTCGAATTGTATGTCAATCTCCTTCGGCTCACGATCCTCTCTGTAGGTGAAGGTGCCGGTGTAGGTGTGGTCGCCCTCTTTTATCGTGACCGTGTTCCCCCCGAATACCCACGTCTTATCTGATGTGACCGGTCTGTTCTCATTCTTTATTTCCCGCCACTTCCCCTCAAAAGGCGTGACCGCTCCTGCGGCGCCGGGCGGCAGAGGAGGCACCGGCGGCCGGCCCGCGCAGGAAAGAAGCACAAAGCTCATTGAAACAATCAGCAAAAGATGGAGTAACGGTTTCATAAATGAGTACCTCGCTTTTGTCTTGTCACGGAAATTCCGAGCATATGTCTGTCATCGCGAGCGAAAGCGAAGCGATCTCAACATATTGGCAATCATGAGATTGCTTCGTCGCTACGCTCCTCGCAATGACAGGACTTTTGAATGCTACTTCCG encodes:
- a CDS encoding DNA ligase — its product is MPSTLKRKRYCALARQKPSGKPLYVIQKHAARTLHYDFRLQVGGVLKSWAVPKGPSTDSRDRRLAVPVEDHPIDYAFFEGVIPEGHYGAGVVLVWDIGTYRNLGEKSGSAVSVDDALEQGRVAVWIEGQKLKGGYTLVRTAAGGERRWLLIKMDDDEADRRRNPVSTEPQSVLTGRTIEEIAREESCQRVGVKKKS
- a CDS encoding ribonuclease H-like domain-containing protein yields the protein MSAVYLDIETTSLDPRDGDLTVIGLCMEGGESCNFVQLVEDSLHASALIQHVRAHHTIYTYNGERFDLPYIKAKLGVDMTEYCAHRDLMHDCHRKGLYGGMKQVERMLGIRRNLKDVNGIVAVQLWENYKRGGCRESLERLLEYNREDVLNLRELRLKLGA